The following coding sequences lie in one Mustelus asterias chromosome 8, sMusAst1.hap1.1, whole genome shotgun sequence genomic window:
- the LOC144496965 gene encoding uncharacterized protein LOC144496965, with translation METKSTIHSGEKPYACTICGRCFCRSSGLSRHKHSHTSEKPCKCGDCGKGFSYPFELEIHQRMHTGERLFTCSMCGKGCTHFSALRKHWRVHTDKRPFKCSDCGKSYKSSWELTCHQRVHTDERPFRCSHCGTGFRRSSDLTVHQRSHTGEKPFICPMCGKGFTQSSQLSTHQLVHTDKRPFKCSDCEKSFKSKKHLVTHQRVHTGERPFTCSVCGKGFGRSSYLLKHRLVHTGERPFTCSECGKGFACSSYLLKHQRVHSGEKPFTCSVCGKRFTCSSNLLKHQRVHTGERPFTCSTCGKAFTVSSNLLKHQRVHK, from the coding sequence ATGGAAAcaaaaagcaccattcacagcggAGAGAAACCATACGCATGTACTATCTGTGGTCGATGCTTCTGCCGATCATCTGGCCTGTCGAGACACAAGCACAGTCACACCAGTGAAAAGCCATGTAAGTGTGGTGACTGCGGGAAAGGGTTCAGTTACCCAtttgagctggaaattcatcagcgCATGCACACTGGCGAAAGATTGTTCACCTGTTCCATGTGTGGTAAGGGATGCACTCATTTCTCTGCCCTGCGAAAGCactggcgagttcacactgacaagagaccttTTAAGTGTTCAGATTGTGGAAAGAGCTATAAAAGTTCGTGGGAACTCACATGCCATCAACGTGTGCACACTGACGAaagaccattcaggtgctctcactgtgggactggattCAGGCGATCATCTGACCTCACTGTGCACCAGcgtagtcacactggggagaagccattcatctgccccatgtgtgggaagggattcacacagTCATCCCAGCTGAGTACACATCAACTGGTTCACACTGATAAGAGACCTTTTAAGTGTTCTGATTGTGAAAAGAGCTTTAAAAGCAAAAAACATCTGgtgacgcaccagcgagttcacactggagagagaccattcacctgctctgtgtgtgggaaaggcttTGGCCGTTCATCCTACCTGCTGAAACACCGactggttcacactggggagagaccattcacctgctccgagtgtggaaagggatttgctTGTTCATCCTACTTGCTGAAACACCAAcgggttcacagtggggagaagcctttcacctgctcagtgtgtgggaagagattcacttgttcatctaaTCTTCTGAAacatcaacgagttcacactggtgagaggccattcacctgttccacaTGTGGAAAAGCTTTCACTGTGTCATCCAACctgttgaaacaccagcgagttcacaagtga